In Deltaproteobacteria bacterium PRO3, the genomic stretch CGCGATAGGCCGCCGCTCGTTCGGCCAGAGGCGGTGTCCCACCGGTTCTTGCAGCTCGAAGGGCGGCGGGGTCCCGAAAGATGGCCGGCCCTCTCCCGCCGTCTCGCGAGATAAATCCTCGGAGATGGGCCTGACCATTGGCGCCCCGCCAATAGCCGTTGGAGTCGGCGCTGCGAATCGCGTCGTAGTAAAGGTTTTCTTCGCGCGCCGCGGTGCGAATCAGCAAGCCTGGAGGATTGTCCCCCGTGAACCGAGCGGGATTGCTCGGCTCCGCGTACCAATGGACATCCTCGGCGACTCCAGTGCGCACGCCGAGCATTTGATCCAATGTGGGATCCGCACTACCCGTTCCGGCCCTTTCTCGGTAGAGTTGCTCGGCCATCAACCGGGCGTTTTCCATGGTGATCGGCGGTTGGATATTCTGGGCGCGCGAGGCCTCGTAAAGGCCGCGGGCCGTCTCGTCGATCATCCCCGTCCGGATCTCTCCGGAGACGCGCGCGACCAATGCCGGGCGCTCGCTGGCGGGGATCTCGGTGCCGTCCGGCCGCAAAAAACTTCCGTTAATGGCGGCATCATCGCGGCCCGGGTGCTGCCGCTGGTACTCCGCAATCTGGGCATCGGTGAAACCCAAGGTCCGCATGCGGTCCCACTCCCCCGCGAGGGGTCCGCTGGCAGGGCGCGTCGGCGGGACCTCCGCCGGAACCGGGGCGAAAGGTCCCGTTGGGGCCCCCGGCCCACCGGCACCTGTAGCGCCGCCCCCCGTGCCGCCGACTCCTGCGCTACCGCCACCGGGGTCTCCGACTCCGGGGCCGCTTCCGGCCGTCCCAGGGCCGGTAGGAGCAGCCAAGGTAAGACCGTCCAGATTGATCCCGCTGGCCCTGGCCGTGGCCGCCAACGAAGCGGGAATCGGCCTGCCGCTCGTCCGAAAAAATTCCACCCGATACTCCAAGTTACGCAGGGCCCTTCCCGTGAGAGCGGGTCCGACCGGCGTTACGCTGGAAGCCGGGGCGCCCGCAACTGGGGCCGTGACAGATCCCGGGGAACCGCTACCGGTGGCCGTGGGACTCCCTACGGAGCCGCCTTCGGGCCCGGCCGCGGAACTCGCCGGCGGATGCGCCCGGACATAATCAATCGCCCCTTGAGTCAGGGGATCAGGAACGCCGGTGTGAGCAGGGATTTCCCCGCCCATCCGGATCGGGGTGAAGACCGAGCTGCCGTCGGCAGCCCTAGTAGTGATGCCAGGGGCCCGCGGCGTGATGCTTCCGCTTGGATTGAATACCGCCGTGCTGCTCACAGTCTCGGTTGCGGGGATATTGAAAAGGTTATGCGCACCGGTGTTGACATCGAAGCTGGTCGGCCGCCCCGTCGCGTCCAGCATCCCCATGTTTTGCAAAACTCCTTGCGCTTGTTCCCGCGTGTAGCCGAGGCCCGGCGGGGTCCCGGTGGTCGGCCGCGTGGCATATTCCATCCATTGATTGGTGATTTCCAAACGCCGCGTCGCCGCCGTCAAGGCCTCGCGCCGGCCGGCCGCCGTCGGCTGGTTGAGCGAGGCGCGAAGAGATCCAGGGGCGGGATGGCTTCGATCCCCCAAATCGACCAAGGAAGCGGAAAGGTCGCTGGTAGGGATGGAGCTATGCGCGTTGGGAGGACTCCCGGTGTGGGGCATACGGGACAAGGCCATTTGGCGCCCTTCCGCTCCGCCGCCGTAGAGGTCGGCCATTCGCAAAGTACCTGTTCCCGTGGGCCAGGTATCGACGGGCTCGGGGGTCCCGGGGCTGATCAGCCCCCGGGCGCGCAAGTCCGCGAAGGCCTCGCTGGGCGGGATATTTTTTTGACGGTAAAGGGTCAGGTATTGGTCCACGGTGCCCAAGGCGAAATCGTCACGAATCGTCGCGTCGTCTCGGGCGCCCGGGCCGGTGGTGTTGAAACTACGGATGTAATCCGCGCGATTGGTGCCTGAGGGAGGCGGCGGATGGGCCTCGAAATAGGCGTCCGGATCGATCCCCAAGGCGCTCAGCCGGGAAACCACCGGCGTCAGATCGGGAGGAAAGTTTGGCCCGCCGTCGTGCAAGGAGGACGTGGAAATCACCGGACGGCGCCGAGTCCCGCCCCCGGTGGGCTCGGGGGGCGGATGGGCCGCTGCGTAACTGTCGCGCAATGCTTGGGGCGCGGTGGGGGGAGGGGTATCGGAACGGAAATGAACTCCCGGAGGAGCTTCACTGCCGCCCAGGGCGGTGGTAGGGATTTCGGTGGTTGAGGAAAACCATCGGCCCGTATCGCCTGCTTCCCGATAGAATATCCTGTTGGCATCCGAGCCGGTGCCGGGACCTACACGTTCCCAACTCATAAATCCTCCAAACTAGTCGCCCATTCATTTTTCGGCAATGAAAACAGCCCGAGTTGCGAAATAATTCGCGAGGCTAACACCGCATCCCAGCCCATAAATCCCCGGTCACTCCGGCCCGCGCCCCCGAGACCGCCTCGGCCCCGAAGCGCGTGCGCAGACCTGCGTCCCGCGCCACGGCCGCCCGCACGCCCGGCGGCAGGCCGCCGTGGTCGCTCAAGGCCATCCATTCGGGGTCGGAAGTATTTCCAAAAAAACTCAACACATACCCTGACTCGTGTAAAACTCGCCCCCAAAACCTGCTCCCGACATCGCCCTCGCCCGAACTTCACGACCAATACCGATCCAAGACCTGACTCCCGGCCGGGCATCAGCGGGCAGCCTTGCATCATCCATTCCATAAACGCGACCGGTACTCCGATCCACCACGGCGAAATTCCCCATAGGTCCCGGAGTTTCAACAATTCCATAATTTCCTAACCTACCCATTGGATCTACCATGGAGCCAAATCCAGTGGGATCATTTGGGTTGGATCCGCTCCCCATCCCTCCCCCGCTTCCCGAACCGTCCCCTCCCGCGTAGGTCCCATGCACCGCATGAGCTAGCGCAGTATGTGTCGCGTAATGGGTAGCTCCTCCGCTAAGGACTAAACCCAGTCCCCGCTCCATTCGAGCGCCGTGGGTGTCCACCTCGGGATCCCCACCTCCGCTCCCCCCGGATAACAACACCATCCCCTCGGCCAAATGTTCGGAAGGGTTGAATGTGCGAGCGACACGGGGGCGCCGCCCTTCACCCTCACCACCCGCCCGTGGGGGCATATGGCTCGCATCGCCGTCGGCCGCGTCGCCGTCGCTGACATCAGGGTGATCTCCGACCTCTTCCGTATCCTCTTCCGGGCCCAACTCGATCCCGAGGGCGGCGAGGCCGTCGAGCGCCGCCTGAGCGGCCTCTTGATTGGGCGGAGAGGCGGAGATCGCGGCGCGGAGCTGGGCCTCGAGCTGCTGGGCCTCGGTCTTTTGCGCGCCGTCGGGCAGGTTGGCGATACGGCCCGACAGGGCGGTCATGCGCGGCTGAGTCAAGGTGGCCAAAGGTCCGGTGGCATTCGGAAAGATCGGGGGATTGGTAGGAGTCCCCGTCGCCGTGGGCCCGCCCGTGCCGCTGCCGCTCGCGACAGGAGCCCCAAGCATCCCCTTGCCCGGCATCCCCGCCCCAGGATTGGCGGGATTGGGATTTGGATTGGGATTGGCGCGTGCCGCCGCGCGATCGCTGGCGCTGAAGCGGGAAAACAATTCTTTTAAGGCCCGCGTGTCGCCGGAAGCCAGGGCATCGCGCAGAGCCGTGCGGGTCTCGGCCCGCGCAGACAGCTCACGGTCGGCGGTGAAACGGTCAACGTGGCCCTCTTCCCGCGCGGCATGGTGGCCGGATTCGGCCTCGGCCATGTCTCGGGAGGCGCCGGCGCCGGCGCTGGCCTCGTGGCTGACGGTATTTAAGCGAATCTGGTTGACGAGCTGACGGGCCTGCATGTCGTCGCCCGTCATTTGGTCGGCAATCTGGAGGAACTCACCCTCGTCGATCATGCCGTCGAAGGAGCCGAAATCCTCCCCTGGGGGCGCCCCGCCTTCCGGCGCGCCCTCGGGCCCCGCAGGCGGCTTCCCACCTTCCGGGCCGCCACCCCCCTCGGGCCCCCCTGGAGGGGGACTCCCTTCTACCGGGGCACCACCGCCGCCTGATCCTGGTACGGAACCGACTCCCATAAAAAAACCAATCCTCTCAAGCGAACAGGCAGACGCCGCCCGTTCGCGACTACGCTAAAGTCTATTATCGCAGGGCCCGCACGTCAATGTTGCGAAGCCGTTGAAATTTTAAGGATTCCGGAAATTTCGGCCCTTAAAACCGCGACGCAACCGCGAGGTGCCCCGAGGAGGGCAAATGCAAGCCAGAATCTTGGAGCCCGGTGCTCAGGGAATCGCGAAATTTGTTCAGTTTTTGGGCCTTTTCCTCCAACAACCGACGAAAATCCGCCTCTCGCTCGGCAACATGGACCAAATGTGCCGCAACGCGTCGTTGGACGGCCTCCTGGTGGCAGAGCAAGACCAGGTCTCCTCCCACGCGCAAAAATCTTTCCGCGGCTTCTTCCAGGGACCAGCGGGCGGCGATCCCCTTCATGAAAAAATCGTCCGAGATGATCAACCCCGAAAAGCCCAGCTTCCCGCGCAGGAGGTCGCCAAGGATCTTTTCGGAAAGCGTGGCCGGCCAGTCCGGGTCGAGCGCGGGGTATTGGACATGGGCCGTCATCAGCATGGGGATCCCCGCGCGCACCGCCCGAACGAAGGGCCTAAACTCGCAAGCCAGGAGGTCCTCTCGGGTTTTTTCGACGACGGGCAGGGTAAGATGGGAGTCCTCGCGGGTGTCGCCGTGCCCCGGGAAATGTTTTCCGCAACCCATCACGCCCTCCGACTGCAGGCCGGCGAGGAAGGCCAGGGCGGTGTCGGCCACGCGGTCGGGATCGGCGGCGAAGGCGCGGTCGCCGATGATGGGGTTTTGCGGGTTGCTGTCGACGTCGAGCACCGGGGCGTAGTCGAGGTTGAAGCCGGCGGCGCGCAGCTCGCGGGCGAAAATCCTTCCCACC encodes the following:
- the nagZ gene encoding beta-N-acetylhexosaminidase gives rise to the protein MRRKKRVTTTEALKKTIGSLLVVGFEGHKLSDSAFNFLQQWDLGGVILFKRNLESFEQLRELNAAIYRAAKKPPIVSVDHEGGRVFRLPEPFTTFPPMRKVGDYCAKTGDCGPAEEVGRIFARELRAAGFNLDYAPVLDVDSNPQNPIIGDRAFAADPDRVADTALAFLAGLQSEGVMGCGKHFPGHGDTREDSHLTLPVVEKTREDLLACEFRPFVRAVRAGIPMLMTAHVQYPALDPDWPATLSEKILGDLLRGKLGFSGLIISDDFFMKGIAARWSLEEAAERFLRVGGDLVLLCHQEAVQRRVAAHLVHVAEREADFRRLLEEKAQKLNKFRDSLSTGLQDSGLHLPSSGHLAVASRF